TTGTTGCACGCCATCAATATCAGGCAAACAAAACTCATGTATAAAAATCTTTTCATCATCTTCTTATTTTTAAGACAAACACTTACAGCTCAAAAAATGTGCGATCCTCCCGTTCATTATTTTCTAAAGCTCCGTCATTAAACTCTATTGCATAATCCGGAATAGGCAATACCCAACCGTTATCTTTATCATAGGTATCAAGAATATAATATCCCAACAAAACCTGCTCACTAGCGGAAGCACCCTCCCCATAGATATTATGACGAATCATTTTACTTTCCGGGTATTTCGGAGACACTGCATAACGCCGCAAATCAAACCAGCGATGTCCTTCAAAACAAAGTTCTCGACGACGTTCCTGCCGGATAAAATCAACCAATTCCTTTCCTGTCAACCCTTTAAAAGAATCCACAATTTCCAAACTCGTCCCTTCTACATAACGCTTGGAACGTAAGGCTCTCAAATTCTCAACAGCCTTCTCCTCTTGTCCCTCTAACATAGCATAAGCCTCCGCCCGATTCAGGAAAAGCTCTGCCACCCGCAAAGCTCCCACGGAAGGAACTGATTTTCCACATATACGATTTCCATAATATGTCGAAGAGAAGAAGAATTTTCCTCTTTGATCTTCAGGATCATACATATCGTAATATAACTCTTCAGATACCTGAAAATCAACTGACAATTTTGACACCAAACCACCATCTACCATCTGAGTGTGAATAACCTCCATCTCCATACTAGAAGAAGAAAGTGAAGCACTTGATAAATCGACTAAAGCATAAGAAGTAAAAACAGGATCCTCCAAATGTACAAGAGCCAATTCATACTCTCCCATATACAGATAGATCCGTCCTAACAGCGCATGCACGGCAGCTTCACTCGCTTGATAGATCGTCTCTTCCAACCCCCCATCCAACAATACTACAGCCTTTTCTAGATCCGACACAATCAACGAATAAACGCTATCTACCGATTGACGAGAAAAAAAGACATCCTCAATCATTGGATCGAGCTTCACGGGTACCCCGGGATCCATCGAGGCCGTTGTCTTCGAATACGGCTTAGCATAAAGATTAATCAAATAATAATAGTTCCATGCCCGAATAAAAAGAGCCTCCCCTTCAATCCGTTCACGTAACTCAAGCGATTCATTCGAAAACTCCGGTAGCTTATCAAGCACCACATTTGCCACACTAATCGTATGATAAAAATGTTTCCAAGCTTCATCCGGAAAAGGATTACCTTTTTCATTAAAAGGTAGTCTTTCCCAACTATAAATAGCTTGAAGCTTCTCGTAATAACTATGAGCATTACCGAGTAAACACATCTCTGTATCGTCATCCATCAAGTGCAGGAAAGGCAAATTTTTCATATCCAACACATTTTGTTGATTCTCCCAATTCCAATAACCCTCTCCCACCAGTAGCTCTTCCAAATCGGCACAAGAAGTGACATAGGCCTTTCCCTCTGAACGTTCTTCCAAAAAATCACCACAACTAGAAAGCACCATAAATATCAAAAACAAATAGAAGAAATTTTTCATCTTAATACATTTTAGAATGAAACATTTAAAGTCAACGAGTAGGTAGGACGTAACGACAAATTAATACGCGGAGAAGTTCCGGACTGATTCGGATCCTGTCCCTTCAAATCCTTATGGCAAAGTGTAAAGAGATTTACTCCCGTCAAACTCACATAAGCAGACTTCATATAACATTTCTTTAACCATTGCACCGGAATATTATATCGCAAAGAAATGTTCGTCAATTTTAAATAATTTCCACTTACCACCCGCATATCGGAATCGTCATACATCTGCCAGATATTATCAGCAAAAGCATATGATTGTCCCTTCCACCATGGTATCATAGTTCTCGAAAACTCCGAACCACTCACGATTCCCGGCATATTCGTGTATCGCTCATCTCCCGGGTTTCGCCAACGATTGGCAAATTCCTTACGTACATTCACGTGCGGCTGCGGGGCAATCGTACCATATCGCTTTACCACATTGTCGTAAAGACGTAACAACCGTACTTTAGCCCCAAAACTATAATCCAACTTAAAATTAAGCACGAACCCTTTGTACGAAAACGTATTCACAACAGATCCTTGAAGAAAAGGTTCACGCCGTCCCGACTTCACCATGATTTCGCGGAAAACCTCTTCTTTACCCATCCCCTCGAAACGTATCTTATTATCCACGCCATTGGCTGTAAACTCATCACAATTCGCAAACATTGGCAAACCGTTTTCCGGGCTCAAACCGGTAAACTTGTACGAGTAAAACGTATTTAACGGCTCTCCCGGAATCTCAACAGTTCCTTTCAAATAGTCACTATACTTGACATCATCCTTCAACACTTTCTCCCGGTTGTTTTTCAATTTATTCACTAATTTATTTACAACGGATCCCAACTGAGGATCAATACTCCAGCGGAAACCATCCGACTGTCCATTTATTGATACCTTGGGAACAATCGGATTAAGATTAAAGCTAAACTCTAATCCCGAATTCGTCAATTCTCCTTGATTCACCGTATAAGTCGAAACACCATTCACCTCCGAGACACTCTTACTTATATAAGCATCCGTCGTATGCTTGTAAAAATAACTTACCGACCCAACCAGACGATTGCGGAAAAAGGCGAAATCTACCTGCCCATTCACAGACAACGTTTTCTCCCACTTCAAGTTGGGATTCGGATAATTGAAAACAGTAGAGCCGTATTTATTATGGTTAGGATTCAATTCTCCCTTCTCAATTACTAATTCTGGACCTATCCCCAGCATATTCCCCTGATAACCGAAAGAAGCCCTCATGTTCAAATCGTTGACCCATGCAACATTCGAGAATAAATCTTCGGCAATATTCCATCTACCAGACACAGACCACACGGGCAGCATCTTGTCATTACTCTGCTCTCCGAATTTATTGGAAGCATCCATACGAGTATTAAAATTGAAAGAATACAAATTCTTATAATTATAGAAAGCCGAGAAATACACTCCTGCAGTATTCGTCAATTCATCTGTACGCACACCCAATGCCGATGGGTCTGTCGTAAGCCAAGTTACGTAAGCCGTGTATTTCTTATAATCCACGGGATTGATCAGCAATCCACGTTCAGGCACGTATCCCCGAATAGTTCGGGAATTACCCCGTCGGTGACTGGAATTAATCTCCGCCCCAAAACTAGCACCAATATTATGCTTCTGCTCTTTATCCAAGATTTTATTATAATCCAACTGTCCTCTCAACATATAATTATTCCCTCGTTCTCGGATCTCTTTCAATTCGCCCCCAGAAGGCAATTTACTTTTGTAAGCCACTTCCTGCCCTATTTCAGCTCCTCGTAAAGTGGAAGCATAAAATGAATTTCCACTATAATAATTTTCTTGCTCAGAATAGGAAAGTGAATAGGAGAAGGTGACATTCGCTTTTAACGAACGGGTAAAATTGTAATTCAAGTTGGCATTAAACCCCATCTGGCTTGACTCGTGATTATAATCCGAATTATTAATCTCATTCAACACATTATATCGGTAAAAATTTTTCCCGTCTTCAGAATTAACATCTGATTTTTGGTAAAAAAGTAACGACCCGTCTTCATTGTAAAGAGGTACAGCACGGCTCATTTCGTAAGCATAATTCAACACTCCTATCTCCGAGGGAATATACTTCCGGATACCAAAATTCCCATTTAACCCAAACTGCATCGAAAAGCGTTCATGATTGATATTCAATTTAATATTAGCCGTGTAGCGCTGATTACTTTCTCCTTTAATCACTCCTCCCATATCACTATATCCCACGGAAGTATAGTAACGCATATTCTGACTTCCCCCGGAAATACTCAATGTATGATTATGAGAAAAAGTATTACGCGTAAGAATTCCGAACCAATCCGTATTCATTTTTTCATAATTACTCACCTCTTTCTGATACTCTGTGAAAGAAAGATCCCCATTATAATAATCTCGGGTAGCCGCTTCGTATCCCACCCAAGTATCAATCATCGGGTAATCCACCAAATTACGCATCAACTCCCGGGAAAACTCAATTCGTTCTGCAGAATTCATCACGTTCACATCCCGGTCGGAATAATAAGGACGACGTTGAAAAGAAGTTGTCAATGAATATCCCACAGACGGAGGTCCCACCCGTCCTTTTTTCGTCGTAATCACAATCACACCATTAGCCGCTTTCACCCCATAAAGCGCTGTAGCCGAAGCATCCTTCAACACATCAATCTGCTCAATGTCCTCCGGATTCAATCCTGAAATAGCGTTACCCAACAAATTTACGAAATCTGGGTCATTCAATTGCGAAGGATCAACAGCCACAGGGTCATACTGAACAACCCCGTCAATTACCCACAACGGTTCACGATTACCCAATACCGTGGACGAACCACGAATACGTAACTTGGGTACAGCCCCCACTTGACCGGAATTTTGCATAAAAATCATTCCCGGTACATTACCTTCCAACATCTGGTCTATCGAATTCATTCCGGAAACTTTAATATTCTCCGCTTTCAAAGAAGTTACGGCACTTGTCAAATGCCTTTTATCAATAGTTTGATAACCAGTAATAACCACCTCATCCATCTCCATGAGATCTTCACGCAAAATAACTCGCATCGTATCTTGCCCCGTGTACTTCACCTCTTGAGTCTTCATCCCGATAAAAGAAAAGATCAAAACAATATCTTTACTCTGCTTATAGATGAACAAAAACTTTCCATCCTTATCTGTAGCCGTACCTGCACTTGCTCCTTTCAAACGCACGGTAACTCCCGGAATGGGAACCTTTTTTTCATCCATAACAACACCATGAATACGAACCCGTTCAGGAATTTTACTCGTGTTAACCCCTTTCTCTCGAATAACAACCACATGCCCGTCATACGTGTGATACAAATCATAAGCTGGTAACAACTCTTTTAAAATACTCCCTAGTTCCCGATTTTCTGCCTTCAAAGTCACTTTTTGCCCTTTCGACTGCACTAACTCAAATCCATAAAAGATATCACACTTCGACACCCTACTCAATGTCACCAACACTTCATTCAAAGTCTTATCTTTGAAATCTACTGAAACCTTTACAGTCTGAGCTTGCACGTTCACTTGTAACATCATGCATAAACCCAAAAGAAAAAACGGCAATAGGTTTACAAACATTAACCTTTCACGCCACAAAATACCCTTTAAAAACAAGCGTAGCTTCTCATTTTTTTTCATAATTTTGTAATAAATATTAGACACTTTATACTATTCATTCGAGGTCAACGCAATGAAAAGTATATTCTAAAACAACAGGTTGGAGATTTGCAGTATCTTCAATCTGTTTTATTTTTAACCTCTACAACATTTCCATTAATTACAAATTCCACATTTTGAGTATCTGCCATACGTTTTAACAAATAATCAATTCGTTCATAACGATGCAAACGCCCAACAAACTCGATCTTCCGCAATTCTTCATTTTGATAAGAAACCTCCACTCCATACCAATGAACTAAACGTTCCATGATATTTTCCAACGTCTCTTTATAAAACACATAATAACCATCTTTCCAAGAAGTAAACTGTTCCGTATCAACCTCACGCATTTCGATCTCATTAGTACTCAGCTTACAAATCAACTGCTTTCCCGGCGTTAATATATTTTCCATACCACCATAAACAACTTGCACCTTCCCCTCCTCCAGCGTGGTTGTCATCTTTTCGCTATCCGGATAAGCATTCACATTAAAAGACGTTCCTAACACGCGCACAGTTACATTACTAGCTTGAACAACAAAAGGATGTAAGCTATCCTTAGTAACCTCAAAATACGCTTCTCCTTCAAGATACACCTTTCTTTCCTCTCCATAGAAAGCGACAGGATAATGCAATCGACTTTTCGCATTCATATAAACAATTGTTCCGTCTGATAATTGTATCTGATAATCAGCCATTGCTGGAACTTCCAAAGTATTATAACGCACCACAGTATCACTAACACTCCGTTCCTTATAAACCAATCTTGTTCCCCTGTCCTGCCGTACATTCATGCGCTCATCATCAACAATCTCAAAATGTTGTCTAGCCTGTAAACTAACAATCGAGCTATCAGAAAGTATCAACCGAACTCCCTCAGGAG
The window above is part of the Butyricimonas paravirosa genome. Proteins encoded here:
- a CDS encoding SusC/RagA family TonB-linked outer membrane protein produces the protein MKKNEKLRLFLKGILWRERLMFVNLLPFFLLGLCMMLQVNVQAQTVKVSVDFKDKTLNEVLVTLSRVSKCDIFYGFELVQSKGQKVTLKAENRELGSILKELLPAYDLYHTYDGHVVVIREKGVNTSKIPERVRIHGVVMDEKKVPIPGVTVRLKGASAGTATDKDGKFLFIYKQSKDIVLIFSFIGMKTQEVKYTGQDTMRVILREDLMEMDEVVITGYQTIDKRHLTSAVTSLKAENIKVSGMNSIDQMLEGNVPGMIFMQNSGQVGAVPKLRIRGSSTVLGNREPLWVIDGVVQYDPVAVDPSQLNDPDFVNLLGNAISGLNPEDIEQIDVLKDASATALYGVKAANGVIVITTKKGRVGPPSVGYSLTTSFQRRPYYSDRDVNVMNSAERIEFSRELMRNLVDYPMIDTWVGYEAATRDYYNGDLSFTEYQKEVSNYEKMNTDWFGILTRNTFSHNHTLSISGGSQNMRYYTSVGYSDMGGVIKGESNQRYTANIKLNINHERFSMQFGLNGNFGIRKYIPSEIGVLNYAYEMSRAVPLYNEDGSLLFYQKSDVNSEDGKNFYRYNVLNEINNSDYNHESSQMGFNANLNYNFTRSLKANVTFSYSLSYSEQENYYSGNSFYASTLRGAEIGQEVAYKSKLPSGGELKEIRERGNNYMLRGQLDYNKILDKEQKHNIGASFGAEINSSHRRGNSRTIRGYVPERGLLINPVDYKKYTAYVTWLTTDPSALGVRTDELTNTAGVYFSAFYNYKNLYSFNFNTRMDASNKFGEQSNDKMLPVWSVSGRWNIAEDLFSNVAWVNDLNMRASFGYQGNMLGIGPELVIEKGELNPNHNKYGSTVFNYPNPNLKWEKTLSVNGQVDFAFFRNRLVGSVSYFYKHTTDAYISKSVSEVNGVSTYTVNQGELTNSGLEFSFNLNPIVPKVSINGQSDGFRWSIDPQLGSVVNKLVNKLKNNREKVLKDDVKYSDYLKGTVEIPGEPLNTFYSYKFTGLSPENGLPMFANCDEFTANGVDNKIRFEGMGKEEVFREIMVKSGRREPFLQGSVVNTFSYKGFVLNFKLDYSFGAKVRLLRLYDNVVKRYGTIAPQPHVNVRKEFANRWRNPGDERYTNMPGIVSGSEFSRTMIPWWKGQSYAFADNIWQMYDDSDMRVVSGNYLKLTNISLRYNIPVQWLKKCYMKSAYVSLTGVNLFTLCHKDLKGQDPNQSGTSPRINLSLRPTYSLTLNVSF
- a CDS encoding RagB/SusD family nutrient uptake outer membrane protein; protein product: MKNFFYLFLIFMVLSSCGDFLEERSEGKAYVTSCADLEELLVGEGYWNWENQQNVLDMKNLPFLHLMDDDTEMCLLGNAHSYYEKLQAIYSWERLPFNEKGNPFPDEAWKHFYHTISVANVVLDKLPEFSNESLELRERIEGEALFIRAWNYYYLINLYAKPYSKTTASMDPGVPVKLDPMIEDVFFSRQSVDSVYSLIVSDLEKAVVLLDGGLEETIYQASEAAVHALLGRIYLYMGEYELALVHLEDPVFTSYALVDLSSASLSSSSMEMEVIHTQMVDGGLVSKLSVDFQVSEELYYDMYDPEDQRGKFFFSSTYYGNRICGKSVPSVGALRVAELFLNRAEAYAMLEGQEEKAVENLRALRSKRYVEGTSLEIVDSFKGLTGKELVDFIRQERRRELCFEGHRWFDLRRYAVSPKYPESKMIRHNIYGEGASASEQVLLGYYILDTYDKDNGWVLPIPDYAIEFNDGALENNEREDRTFFEL
- a CDS encoding FecR family protein; the protein is MYRDELFEKVWKILFSDKKDQVDCSDPEIRGIIRRMKRTLTTTEPDYKSMWKKLQVEQQRRRLKLFVRWSAAVILPVLVLSVSYLWRNEEPSLTSMRLAENAPEGVRLILSDSSIVSLQARQHFEIVDDERMNVRQDRGTRLVYKERSVSDTVVRYNTLEVPAMADYQIQLSDGTIVYMNAKSRLHYPVAFYGEERKVYLEGEAYFEVTKDSLHPFVVQASNVTVRVLGTSFNVNAYPDSEKMTTTLEEGKVQVVYGGMENILTPGKQLICKLSTNEIEMREVDTEQFTSWKDGYYVFYKETLENIMERLVHWYGVEVSYQNEELRKIEFVGRLHRYERIDYLLKRMADTQNVEFVINGNVVEVKNKTD